One Rubripirellula reticaptiva genomic region harbors:
- a CDS encoding serine/threonine-protein kinase, with the protein MVALNQSVIDISNSEPSLLHGLTKDQQTRLTDLLDLYLRSLEDGQRLDAEQLTQANPDLADVFNAYLEKLDALYGVAVGFQGPAQTEASVLSGSMTLGEFTIHREIGRGGMGVVYEASQKSLDRRVAIKLLPLASLLDSRQIARFKNEAHAAGLLQHPNIVPIHSVGSERGVHYYAMQFIEGISMDAWCAGQRREANGLQNGRAQSWEDVIGWSIDIAGALQVAHENGVVHRDVKPSNLMLDTAGKIWITDFGLARCQTDVSLTRSGDVIGTMRYMSPEQARGQSALIDGRADVYSLAATLYEMLTLQPATPGDDAPTILKMIDTHEVTPLRVLRPDLPRDLETVIAKAMSKSREARYETAEQFSADLQRVLADEPTLARPATIADRIGRMASKHRSVVLTGAAIVALGFVGSAIATAKLAAAKQVSDASGARALRGEKLARDAVDRLGSQMAELLSDIPAADSVRRQLLIETLDYYERFAAEVKSDPALREDLAITLGKTGALQSELGDHESAIATLGRSEAIYAELARQPTASDSILLDWSKSQNNLAQTLVRSGRFEDAAKYFARAIVTQKSVAGRSSVRGSSTGMVMATTLNNLGLLLSQTGATEQAEQTYLEAIDLLRGLPPVPDAAASERPAAILANVQANLSGLLTEQSPERAVEYAREALAGQLDALQADRGNAKLATQTVVMLNTLGAAQFAGNDSEGAIDTFNRAVEIGKQMLARWPNQPTYRRDLVLSYNHLGLALSKNAQVAKAQVALDEAISLGRPLAQTFANDAEIQSMVGRVLNNFGFLNQQLGDQESAASAYAEAIEHQSAAVRLAPEVQQYSEFLRKHRANLSSLDGVDDVSDVQEKRDSISARLLGETSS; encoded by the coding sequence ATGGTCGCGTTGAATCAATCAGTAATCGATATCAGCAATTCTGAACCTTCGTTGCTGCATGGCTTAACGAAGGATCAGCAAACGCGATTGACCGATTTGCTTGATCTGTATCTGCGGAGTCTCGAAGATGGCCAGCGATTGGACGCCGAGCAACTGACTCAGGCGAACCCGGATCTGGCCGACGTGTTCAATGCTTACTTGGAAAAGCTCGATGCGTTGTACGGCGTCGCGGTTGGCTTCCAGGGTCCGGCCCAGACCGAGGCGTCGGTTTTAAGCGGCAGCATGACGCTAGGCGAGTTTACGATTCATCGCGAGATCGGTCGCGGAGGAATGGGTGTCGTTTATGAAGCGAGCCAAAAGTCGCTTGACCGCCGCGTCGCCATTAAGTTGCTGCCGCTGGCGTCACTGCTGGATTCTCGCCAAATCGCTCGCTTCAAGAATGAAGCTCATGCGGCTGGCCTGTTACAGCATCCTAACATTGTGCCCATTCACAGCGTCGGTAGTGAGCGAGGCGTCCACTACTACGCGATGCAGTTCATCGAAGGAATTTCGATGGACGCTTGGTGCGCTGGCCAGCGCAGGGAAGCAAATGGATTGCAAAACGGTCGTGCTCAATCCTGGGAGGATGTGATTGGTTGGTCGATCGACATTGCCGGTGCTCTTCAAGTTGCGCACGAAAACGGTGTGGTGCATCGCGACGTTAAACCGTCGAACTTGATGCTAGACACTGCGGGAAAAATCTGGATCACTGATTTTGGACTTGCGCGCTGCCAGACGGATGTTTCGCTGACGCGATCCGGGGACGTGATTGGCACGATGCGGTACATGAGTCCCGAGCAAGCGCGAGGTCAATCGGCGTTGATTGACGGCCGAGCGGACGTTTATTCGCTTGCCGCGACGTTGTACGAGATGTTGACGCTGCAGCCTGCGACGCCGGGCGACGACGCGCCGACAATCTTAAAGATGATTGACACGCACGAGGTGACGCCGCTGCGGGTTTTGCGCCCGGATCTGCCACGCGATTTGGAAACCGTGATCGCCAAAGCAATGTCCAAAAGCCGTGAGGCACGGTACGAAACGGCCGAGCAGTTTTCGGCTGATCTGCAGCGTGTGCTTGCGGATGAACCAACCCTGGCTCGTCCCGCGACGATCGCCGATCGCATCGGCCGGATGGCGTCGAAACATCGCAGCGTCGTTCTGACGGGCGCCGCGATCGTGGCGCTCGGTTTTGTCGGATCGGCCATCGCAACCGCGAAGCTAGCCGCCGCAAAACAAGTTTCGGATGCCAGTGGTGCACGGGCTCTGCGCGGCGAGAAGTTAGCACGCGACGCAGTGGATCGGCTTGGTTCGCAAATGGCCGAACTGTTGTCGGACATTCCCGCGGCCGATTCGGTACGCCGTCAATTGCTGATTGAAACTCTGGACTACTACGAACGATTTGCCGCCGAGGTGAAGAGCGATCCGGCACTGCGTGAAGACTTGGCAATTACGTTGGGCAAAACTGGGGCACTGCAATCCGAACTTGGTGATCATGAAAGTGCGATCGCAACGCTTGGCCGTAGTGAAGCAATCTACGCTGAACTTGCCAGGCAACCGACCGCTAGCGATTCGATACTGCTGGATTGGTCCAAGAGCCAGAACAACCTTGCCCAGACCTTAGTTCGAAGTGGCCGGTTTGAAGACGCGGCTAAGTACTTTGCTCGCGCGATCGTGACGCAAAAGAGTGTGGCCGGGCGATCTTCGGTTCGTGGGTCAAGCACTGGCATGGTGATGGCGACGACGCTGAACAATCTTGGTTTACTGCTGTCGCAAACCGGGGCCACTGAGCAAGCGGAACAGACGTACCTTGAGGCGATCGATTTGCTTCGTGGTTTGCCGCCGGTACCAGACGCGGCAGCGTCCGAACGTCCCGCAGCGATCCTGGCGAACGTCCAGGCCAACCTAAGTGGATTGCTAACCGAACAGTCGCCTGAGCGAGCGGTTGAGTACGCGCGTGAGGCGCTCGCTGGCCAGCTCGATGCGTTGCAAGCCGATCGAGGGAATGCCAAGCTTGCGACCCAAACGGTAGTCATGCTGAACACGCTTGGTGCGGCTCAGTTTGCAGGGAATGACAGCGAAGGTGCGATCGACACGTTCAACCGAGCGGTCGAAATTGGCAAGCAAATGCTCGCTCGCTGGCCGAATCAACCCACCTACCGTCGCGATCTTGTGCTTAGCTACAACCATCTTGGGCTGGCGCTATCAAAAAACGCTCAAGTCGCCAAGGCGCAAGTCGCACTCGATGAAGCGATCTCGCTCGGCCGTCCGCTTGCCCAAACTTTCGCAAACGATGCGGAAATACAGAGCATGGTTGGCCGAGTTTTGAACAATTTTGGGTTTCTGAATCAGCAGTTAGGTGATCAGGAATCCGCCGCCAGTGCCTATGCTGAAGCTATTGAGCATCAGTCGGCCGCCGTTCGGTTGGCCCCCGAGGTTCAGCAGTATTCAGAATTTCTTCGCAAACATCGTGCAAATCTCAGTTCGCTCGATGGTGTCGATGACGTTTCTGATGTACAGGAAAAGCGAGATTCGATCAGCGCACGGCTTCTCGGGGAGACATCATCATGA
- a CDS encoding sigma-70 family RNA polymerase sigma factor yields MQVTQPAGSSASDVSSDDVEFLPLLKQARAGNREALGQLLQWYGNYLTILATTQLDRRLRRRLNPSDIVQEAMLAAHKDFEDFRGNSQGELLCWLRTILIHTLHRSFKTHLRVEKRDIRREVSLESVSNRLEQSACNLAALLPGGGPSPSAPMQARERAVFLADQLSKLKPSYREVIVFRVLQGLSFDEIAERMDRKSGAVRMLWLRALESFKTTNEAM; encoded by the coding sequence ATGCAAGTGACTCAACCCGCTGGCTCGTCGGCGTCCGACGTCTCGAGCGACGATGTCGAATTTTTGCCACTGTTGAAACAGGCACGAGCAGGGAATCGCGAAGCGTTGGGGCAGTTGTTGCAGTGGTACGGTAACTATTTGACGATTCTAGCAACCACCCAGCTCGATCGTCGATTGCGTCGGCGGCTGAATCCGTCAGACATTGTTCAAGAAGCGATGTTGGCGGCTCACAAAGATTTCGAAGACTTTCGCGGCAACAGCCAAGGCGAACTGCTGTGTTGGCTGCGAACGATTCTAATTCATACCTTGCATCGCAGTTTCAAGACGCACCTGAGAGTTGAAAAGCGAGACATTCGCCGCGAGGTGTCTCTTGAATCGGTCAGCAACCGGCTGGAACAGTCAGCGTGCAATTTGGCGGCCTTGTTGCCGGGCGGCGGCCCGTCGCCGAGTGCGCCGATGCAAGCACGTGAGCGCGCGGTGTTTTTGGCGGACCAACTTAGCAAACTGAAACCGTCGTACCGCGAAGTGATCGTATTTCGGGTGCTGCAGGGTTTGTCGTTTGATGAAATCGCGGAACGAATGGATCGCAAAAGTGGTGCGGTCCGAATGCTGTGGTTGCGAGCGCTTGAAAGTTTCAAGACGACCAACGAGGCGATGTGA
- a CDS encoding matrixin family metalloprotease has protein sequence MVRRSTKKRRLTLQLLETRRVLAASMGWDGPGLGGAELTYHIANSPDSLTQAETNAAIETALAAWSSAADITFTPTSQSGLRDSIDISFVNIDGVAGTLAQAYFPDDVNPARIAGDIQFDISEAWEVGNSLGSSAFDLVYVAVHELGHSLGLDHAMTAASVLTPYVTPNQFFTSLSNVDAAAIASLYAVSDGTETTSDDDITAVDDTVDQDTTTDNTDNTNTNTDPGDSDDVPFPRNRWRRGGNWHRFGGRLDAELVDFNYINPTDVNGDSNTSALDALMIINQLSRSSTIDLTEIETPGLGDVNGDGSVTALDALTVINAMSGNASLTTITVDTDTEADTDTVDETDTTDVVDDTTDETVDEIDDTVTEDTGTVDEVVDTTDETTGETDDDTTDETVDPIDDGGVLEESDDTDTDAEGTDDSHCGDERSSHFVGMAFNLGRFGGDAEALVTRLDTNDDASLSEDEVSRRLWAKLTELNVDADADGLVTVAELDAAVAAAKLEAFTAQDADADGLLTESEVSDRFWSKVSAADVDADGGVSFEELDTFLTENQSTEVGASGRSHGRHPSHHDLSPRESVFASIGRRGRR, from the coding sequence ATGGTACGTCGTTCAACAAAAAAACGCCGCCTAACGTTGCAGCTACTCGAAACCCGCCGCGTGTTGGCGGCCAGCATGGGTTGGGATGGCCCCGGTTTAGGGGGCGCGGAACTGACGTATCACATTGCCAATTCGCCGGATTCGCTGACGCAGGCGGAAACCAACGCTGCGATTGAAACGGCGCTGGCAGCTTGGTCCAGTGCCGCGGACATCACATTCACGCCAACCAGCCAATCGGGACTGCGGGATTCGATCGATATATCGTTCGTCAACATCGACGGTGTGGCGGGAACGCTTGCCCAGGCCTATTTTCCCGATGACGTGAATCCCGCTCGGATTGCTGGCGACATCCAGTTTGACATTTCGGAAGCATGGGAAGTTGGCAACTCGCTTGGCAGCAGCGCGTTTGACCTTGTCTATGTCGCAGTTCACGAACTGGGTCACTCCTTGGGGCTCGATCACGCCATGACGGCCGCTAGTGTGCTGACACCGTACGTCACGCCCAATCAATTCTTTACCTCGCTAAGCAACGTCGATGCGGCAGCGATCGCTTCGTTGTATGCGGTGTCCGATGGAACGGAAACGACATCAGATGACGATATCACGGCGGTTGATGATACCGTCGATCAGGATACGACGACGGACAATACCGACAACACGAACACGAATACGGATCCAGGCGATTCGGACGACGTTCCGTTCCCACGCAATCGATGGCGACGCGGTGGGAACTGGCATCGGTTCGGCGGTCGCTTGGACGCCGAACTGGTCGACTTTAACTACATCAATCCGACCGATGTCAACGGCGACAGCAACACTTCGGCACTCGATGCTTTGATGATCATCAATCAACTCAGTCGCTCGTCGACGATTGATTTGACCGAGATTGAAACGCCAGGTCTTGGTGACGTGAACGGTGATGGTTCGGTGACTGCGCTGGACGCGTTGACCGTTATCAATGCAATGAGCGGCAACGCGTCGCTGACGACGATCACGGTCGACACTGATACTGAAGCGGACACCGATACAGTTGACGAAACTGATACGACAGACGTTGTGGACGACACCACCGATGAAACGGTTGATGAAATCGATGATACGGTTACTGAAGACACTGGCACCGTCGACGAAGTCGTTGACACGACTGACGAGACAACTGGCGAAACCGATGACGATACGACGGACGAAACGGTTGATCCTATTGATGACGGCGGAGTGCTGGAAGAATCAGACGATACTGACACCGACGCCGAAGGCACCGACGACAGCCACTGTGGCGACGAACGATCCAGTCACTTCGTTGGCATGGCGTTTAACCTCGGTCGTTTTGGCGGCGACGCCGAAGCTTTGGTGACACGCTTGGACACCAACGACGATGCATCGCTGTCGGAAGACGAAGTTTCCCGTCGGCTATGGGCCAAGCTAACCGAATTGAATGTTGACGCCGACGCGGACGGGTTGGTCACGGTTGCCGAGCTTGATGCGGCGGTTGCTGCGGCGAAACTGGAAGCGTTTACTGCACAGGATGCCGACGCCGATGGATTGCTGACTGAATCAGAAGTCAGTGATCGGTTCTGGTCTAAGGTCTCTGCGGCGGATGTGGATGCTGATGGAGGCGTTTCGTTCGAAGAACTGGACACCTTTCTTACGGAAAATCAATCGACCGAAGTTGGTGCTTCTGGTCGGTCGCATGGTCGTCATCCGTCGCACCATGATTTGTCTCCACGCGAAAGTGTGTTCGCATCGATCGGTCGACGCGGACGCCGGTAA
- a CDS encoding prenyltransferase/squalene oxidase repeat-containing protein — MHASSQSAVLMPVAVVPPPVSASPRWSGPALPSGAATPLTQARPAPRVRSSSAASKPSVPCTVDLEIAERKSVPPWLISLVVHLVFLLVLALITTPAGGIGRLVLTITQGSGDARPELAEFVIESIEIDEVLDQETLDVELVNFETQDVLASIPSMIQPSDIAVWQASLGGPLSVRMFSGRTGAMKQKLLRESGGTKATEDAVSLGLKWLKRQQQKRGNWSLVGPYENGARTENDISATSMAMLAMMGAGSTHRGGEYKKELLRAVHWLVKQQDRQGFMANRSPEHEKMYSQAQATIVLCELYAMTGDSWIRPYAQAACDFACNSQSYEGGWRYRPRFESDTSVTGWFVMALKSGDAGGLEIQPQVWPRVETYLDSVTSGYTGGYSYQTGGVASPSMTAEGLLCRQYMGWHRNMPGMTQGCGALVANHPIDFNEPDVYYWYYATQTLHHYGGAMWRQWNDKLKVEVPAHQERQGREIGSWSPQNDAWGRRAGRLYTTCFSLYCLEVYYRHMPLYENEHARANDIKSSVVVSP, encoded by the coding sequence ATGCACGCTTCCTCGCAATCTGCCGTCTTGATGCCAGTGGCGGTCGTTCCGCCACCGGTGTCGGCTAGTCCGCGATGGAGCGGCCCGGCCTTGCCGAGTGGCGCCGCAACGCCTCTCACGCAAGCCCGTCCCGCGCCGAGGGTTCGGTCGTCGTCAGCGGCGTCAAAACCGTCGGTTCCTTGTACCGTTGATCTTGAAATTGCCGAACGCAAATCGGTGCCACCATGGTTGATCAGTTTGGTGGTGCACTTGGTCTTTCTGTTGGTGCTCGCCTTGATCACAACGCCTGCCGGTGGGATCGGTCGCTTGGTATTGACCATCACTCAAGGCAGTGGTGACGCTAGGCCGGAACTTGCCGAGTTTGTGATCGAGTCGATTGAGATCGACGAGGTTTTGGATCAGGAAACTCTGGATGTCGAGCTAGTGAACTTTGAAACGCAAGATGTCTTGGCATCGATCCCCTCGATGATTCAGCCATCTGATATCGCTGTCTGGCAGGCGAGTCTCGGTGGTCCGCTATCCGTGCGAATGTTCAGCGGTCGCACCGGAGCGATGAAGCAAAAGTTGCTTCGCGAGTCAGGCGGAACCAAAGCCACCGAGGATGCCGTCTCGCTGGGTTTGAAATGGTTGAAACGACAACAGCAAAAAAGAGGTAATTGGAGCCTGGTCGGTCCCTACGAAAACGGTGCAAGAACCGAGAATGACATCAGCGCGACTTCGATGGCGATGCTGGCGATGATGGGAGCCGGCAGCACGCATCGTGGTGGCGAGTACAAGAAAGAACTCTTACGAGCGGTTCATTGGCTCGTCAAACAACAGGACCGACAGGGTTTTATGGCCAATCGGTCTCCCGAACACGAAAAGATGTACTCGCAAGCGCAGGCGACAATTGTGTTGTGCGAACTGTACGCGATGACAGGCGATTCATGGATTCGTCCCTACGCTCAAGCAGCCTGTGATTTTGCGTGTAATTCTCAGTCGTACGAAGGTGGCTGGCGCTACCGACCAAGGTTCGAAAGCGATACGTCAGTGACAGGTTGGTTCGTGATGGCGCTAAAGAGCGGTGACGCGGGAGGGCTGGAAATTCAACCTCAGGTCTGGCCGCGAGTCGAGACGTACCTTGACTCGGTGACAAGCGGTTACACCGGAGGCTACTCGTATCAGACCGGTGGCGTCGCATCGCCCTCGATGACTGCCGAAGGTTTGTTGTGCCGCCAATACATGGGCTGGCACCGGAACATGCCCGGCATGACCCAGGGTTGCGGAGCATTGGTAGCGAACCATCCGATCGATTTCAATGAACCGGATGTCTACTACTGGTATTACGCGACGCAGACGTTGCATCACTACGGTGGGGCGATGTGGAGGCAGTGGAACGACAAGTTGAAGGTTGAAGTGCCCGCGCATCAGGAACGACAAGGGCGAGAAATTGGAAGCTGGTCGCCCCAAAACGATGCTTGGGGTCGCCGCGCTGGCCGTCTGTATACGACCTGCTTTTCGCTGTATTGCTTGGAAGTCTACTACCGGCACATGCCGCTGTATGAAAACGAACATGCACGCGCGAATGATATCAAAAGCTCTGTGGTGGTCAGTCCGTAG
- a CDS encoding EF-hand domain-containing protein, with amino-acid sequence MKKRILLSAAVLSVFSAGTAIAQPPGGGEGRRGAAPIERLMALDANGDGKLTSDEVADSRLKPMLERADADKDGVVTREELTAMVGQAPEQGERNGMRGGPEGRGGPGGPEGRGGPEGRGGPGGPEGRGGPGGHGQPPIGQVLPEFVQQQLGLTTQQTEAIAKLQAEVDSQLAKILTPEQLQKMKQGPAGRGGPRGRGEGAGGPGAGSQDGPRGRGQGRPSSGRPSAE; translated from the coding sequence AGTGCTGGTACTGCTATCGCCCAACCGCCGGGCGGTGGCGAAGGACGTCGAGGAGCGGCGCCGATCGAGCGATTGATGGCGTTGGACGCGAACGGTGATGGCAAGCTGACTAGTGACGAAGTGGCTGACAGCCGGCTAAAGCCAATGCTAGAACGCGCTGACGCTGATAAGGATGGAGTCGTGACTCGCGAAGAATTGACAGCGATGGTGGGGCAGGCTCCCGAGCAGGGCGAGCGAAACGGGATGCGTGGCGGACCTGAAGGCCGCGGTGGTCCAGGTGGACCTGAAGGCCGCGGCGGCCCGGAAGGTCGTGGTGGCCCAGGCGGGCCCGAAGGTCGTGGTGGACCGGGTGGTCATGGTCAGCCGCCGATTGGGCAGGTGCTTCCCGAATTCGTGCAACAGCAACTTGGTTTGACGACGCAGCAAACGGAAGCGATCGCAAAATTGCAGGCCGAAGTCGATTCGCAGTTGGCGAAAATTCTTACCCCCGAACAGTTGCAAAAGATGAAGCAGGGGCCGGCCGGACGCGGAGGTCCGCGTGGTCGAGGTGAGGGGGCTGGTGGTCCCGGTGCGGGCAGCCAAGATGGCCCTCGCGGTCGCGGTCAAGGTCGTCCATCGTCGGGCCGTCCATCTGCAGAGTGA